The genomic interval TCGGTTCGTTTCTGGGCTTGGGCAAGGGCTTTTACATCAAGGGTAAGGTCGGATACCTCAACGGCAAGATCATTTACCCTAACCCCAAGCTCTCGGACAATCCCCTTAAGCTCAGAGAAGTCCTCCCTGGTTATATGTGCTTCCCTGATTCGCTTATCAACAATATCCTCTATTTCCCTTCTAATCTGAGGGGTTAGCTCTAATACTGCCATAAAAACATTTTACAATAAAGCCCTTAATTTTGCAAGTTTTTTTGACAAAAGGGAATTTTTGGGTTATACTTAAAAATATGAGGAAGTTTACCATTCTTTTATCTTTCTTATCTTTAAATCTTGGGATAGCTGATCTAAAAATAACCCCTTCCTATGATGAAGAAAGCTCTATTATCAAAGCAAGGGTTGATTTTGAGCCCCTTAAGATAAGCAAAGAGGGGACATATTCTATTGTTCAATCAGATGGCTGTATTTATTCATATACCCCGCATCGGCCAAGGCTTCCTTTAAAGGAGCTATTCCTTCTTCTTCCTCCCAATTCAAGGATAAAGGATGTAAAGATTATAAAGGAGCAAGAGTTTATTGGCGAATACGATGTTGTTGAGGTAGAAGAGCCAATTCCCATAGGAGAAGACAGGATGCAGGATACAGGGGATGAGGAATGGAGCTTGTTTCCAGAAAATGTGGCTTTTATTGGAGAAATACAAGGGTGTAGGGGATATTCTTTGCTTGCGATAAATGTATTTGCCGGACAATGCAAAGAAAAAGCCCTTTATTGGAATAAAAGCATAAATATAGAAATAATCCTTGAAAAGCCAAAGATTCTATCTACCCCAGAATTCTTTAGAGGGGATGATGAAGATAGAGCATTTATTGAAAGCCTTGTGGAAAATAAAGAAATCATTCAAAAATACAAGCCATTAAAGAAAAAAAGCTCCCCTTACAACCTACCAATATGTAATCATTACTGACAATTCTTTGGCTTTGCCCTTTCAAGCCTTAATTGACCATAAAAAAGCCAAGGGGCTTACCTCAACCATCAAGACAACCCAATGGATTTATGAGAATTACACAGGAAGGGATAACCAGGAAAGGATAAGGAATTTTATTATAGACTATTACAAGAATTATGGCACAGAATATGTTCTTTTGGGTGGCGATGTTGAGCTTGTTCCCTATCGTAGTGCTAGTTATAACGAACTGACCCAAAACACGCCCTGCGACCTCTATTATGCCTGCCTTGATGGAAGCTGGGATAAGAATAATAACAATATCTTTGGTGAATTAGAGGATGGGGTTGACCTTATGCCAGAGGTCTATGTAGGAAGGGCACCCGTGAATACCCAGGAGGAGACAAAAAATTTTGTTAATAAGGTTATAACCTATACAAATAACAAAAATGCCGGTTATCTATTAAATGAGCTATTGATTGGTTGGAAGGCAGATGAGCAATCTGACTGTGCCGAGGTAAAGGAAGAAATTGCAACCTATACAGCAACATTCTATAAAATTTATAAGGAATATGAGTCAAAAGAGGGGGTAAGCCTAACCAGAATAATTGATTATATAAACCAGGGTATGGGTTTAATAAACCATGCCGGTCATGCAAATAGCAGAGTAGTTCCGCCATTTGAAATTAGCACTGTGGACAATCTTACCAACAAGGATAAGCCATTCATCTTCTATACCTTAGGCTGTCTTCCAGGAAGCTTTGAGAGATCAGACTGCATAGGTGAACATTTCGTAACAAACCCAGAGGGAGGGGCGGTTGCCTTTATAGGAAATTCAAGATATGGCTGGTATAGGAGGGGAAATACAAAGGCATATTCAGGCGAGTATGATATGGAACTCTTCAGGCAATACTTTAAGGAATACCAGGGTCATCCTGGGAAAGGTCCTTGCCTTCTCTAAGATGAAATTCATTCCAAGGTCAGAAGGAGATGGCCCCTATCGCTGGATTATGTTCTGCCTTAATCTATTAGGAGACCCAGAAATGCCAATCTGGGGTCTAAACCCTATTCTCATTGAAGGCAAGGTAACCAGGTCTGATAGCAAAGAGCCAATATACAAGGCAGAGGTAAGGATAACAAA from bacterium carries:
- a CDS encoding C25 family cysteine peptidase encodes the protein MALPFQALIDHKKAKGLTSTIKTTQWIYENYTGRDNQERIRNFIIDYYKNYGTEYVLLGGDVELVPYRSASYNELTQNTPCDLYYACLDGSWDKNNNNIFGELEDGVDLMPEVYVGRAPVNTQEETKNFVNKVITYTNNKNAGYLLNELLIGWKADEQSDCAEVKEEIATYTATFYKIYKEYESKEGVSLTRIIDYINQGMGLINHAGHANSRVVPPFEISTVDNLTNKDKPFIFYTLGCLPGSFERSDCIGEHFVTNPEGGAVAFIGNSRYGWYRRGNTKAYSGEYDMELFRQYFKEYQGHPGKGPCLL